One genomic segment of Mytilus trossulus isolate FHL-02 chromosome 4, PNRI_Mtr1.1.1.hap1, whole genome shotgun sequence includes these proteins:
- the LOC134715595 gene encoding uncharacterized protein LOC134715595 isoform X4, which yields MSTTEGQTENKNITQALYGGRAAAKWKRAVAEKNASVKGSQNSTSEKDARNRNAKKGKRNQAVKEPVNEKGYKKRIRENLRQAATGSDIEEIEHAIELFEKNKLEDNGDLEDAQERLEFLYLRKEIRDAILRRHPGILDKAIANVQSSQYRSELMHYLENAKALKLHLTELNRFSHDILKMQQETISELRSYINPPAGVKEVMKSTYLIIGYEESKLKEWADIQILLGRHGREKLLREVEKADTVNLDEHTCKRVEQLQKDFTIDDIRSVSNGAATFYLWNQNMSRKYSKDKQRSAGSNPPPAANRKKNKG from the exons ATGAGTACAACAGAAGGACAAACGGAGAACAAGAACATAACTCAG GCCCTTTACGGGGGACGAGCTGCTGCTAAATGG AAAAGAGCTGTAGCGGAGAAAAATGCGTCTGTCAAAGGTAGCCAAAACTCTACATCTGAGAAAGACGCTAGAAACAGAAATGCTAagaaaggaaaaagaaaccagGCTGTAAAGGAACCAGTCAACGAAAAGGGATACAAG aaaagaatACGTGAAAATCTCCGACAAGCGGCAACAGGCTCAGACATTGAAGAAATCGAACACGCCATTGAATtgtttgagaaaaataaattagaagATAATGGTGATTTAGAGGATGCACAAGAACGATTAGAATTCTTATACTTGCGGAAAG aAATAAGAGACGCTATATTAAGAAGACATCCGGGCATTTTAGACAAAGCTATTGCAAATGTGCAGTCATCACAGTATCGTTCAGAACTAATGCATTATTTAGAAAATGCGAAGGCATTAAAGCTGCATTTAACAGAACTGAACCGTTTTAGtcatgatattttgaaaatgcaaCAAGAAACAATATCAGAACTGCGTAGTTACATAAACCCACCTGCAGGGGTCAAAGAGGTCATGAAGAGCACATATTTGATTATTGGATATGAGGAGTCTAAATTAAAG GAATGGGCTGATATACAAATTCTTCTAGGACGTCACGGAAGAGAAAAACTTCTTAGAGAGGTAGAAAAAGCAGACACTGTCAACTTAGATGAACATACATGCAAACGAGTAGAACAATTACAAAAAGATTTTACTATCGATGATATCAGGAGTGTGAGTAATGGTGCTGCAACCTTCTATTTATGG AATCAAAATATGTCAAGAAAATACAGTAAAGACAAACAAAGATCTGCAGGTTCCAATCCACCTCCAGCAGCCAACAGAAAGAAGAATAAAGGATAG
- the LOC134715595 gene encoding uncharacterized protein LOC134715595 isoform X1 yields MGCGDSKSSSGQTPRGGQPQQQQRAPNKFDRLSEIDSQSTKTQNSTALYGGRAAAKWKRAVAEKNASVKGSQNSTSEKDARNRNAKKGKRNQAVKEPVNEKGYKKRIRENLRQAATGSDIEEIEHAIELFEKNKLEDNGDLEDAQERLEFLYLRKEIRDAILRRHPGILDKAIANVQSSQYRSELMHYLENAKALKLHLTELNRFSHDILKMQQETISELRSYINPPAGVKEVMKSTYLIIGYEESKLKEWADIQILLGRHGREKLLREVEKADTVNLDEHTCKRVEQLQKDFTIDDIRSVSNGAATFYLWNQNMSRKYSKDKQRSAGSNPPPAANRKKNKG; encoded by the exons CTTTCAGAAATAGACAGTCAGTCAACTAAAACTCAGAACAGTACG GCCCTTTACGGGGGACGAGCTGCTGCTAAATGG AAAAGAGCTGTAGCGGAGAAAAATGCGTCTGTCAAAGGTAGCCAAAACTCTACATCTGAGAAAGACGCTAGAAACAGAAATGCTAagaaaggaaaaagaaaccagGCTGTAAAGGAACCAGTCAACGAAAAGGGATACAAG aaaagaatACGTGAAAATCTCCGACAAGCGGCAACAGGCTCAGACATTGAAGAAATCGAACACGCCATTGAATtgtttgagaaaaataaattagaagATAATGGTGATTTAGAGGATGCACAAGAACGATTAGAATTCTTATACTTGCGGAAAG aAATAAGAGACGCTATATTAAGAAGACATCCGGGCATTTTAGACAAAGCTATTGCAAATGTGCAGTCATCACAGTATCGTTCAGAACTAATGCATTATTTAGAAAATGCGAAGGCATTAAAGCTGCATTTAACAGAACTGAACCGTTTTAGtcatgatattttgaaaatgcaaCAAGAAACAATATCAGAACTGCGTAGTTACATAAACCCACCTGCAGGGGTCAAAGAGGTCATGAAGAGCACATATTTGATTATTGGATATGAGGAGTCTAAATTAAAG GAATGGGCTGATATACAAATTCTTCTAGGACGTCACGGAAGAGAAAAACTTCTTAGAGAGGTAGAAAAAGCAGACACTGTCAACTTAGATGAACATACATGCAAACGAGTAGAACAATTACAAAAAGATTTTACTATCGATGATATCAGGAGTGTGAGTAATGGTGCTGCAACCTTCTATTTATGG AATCAAAATATGTCAAGAAAATACAGTAAAGACAAACAAAGATCTGCAGGTTCCAATCCACCTCCAGCAGCCAACAGAAAGAAGAATAAAGGATAG
- the LOC134715595 gene encoding uncharacterized protein LOC134715595 isoform X2, translated as MGCGDSKSSSGQTPRGGQPQQQQRAPNKFDRLSEIDSQSTKTQNSTKRAVAEKNASVKGSQNSTSEKDARNRNAKKGKRNQAVKEPVNEKGYKKRIRENLRQAATGSDIEEIEHAIELFEKNKLEDNGDLEDAQERLEFLYLRKEIRDAILRRHPGILDKAIANVQSSQYRSELMHYLENAKALKLHLTELNRFSHDILKMQQETISELRSYINPPAGVKEVMKSTYLIIGYEESKLKEWADIQILLGRHGREKLLREVEKADTVNLDEHTCKRVEQLQKDFTIDDIRSVSNGAATFYLWNQNMSRKYSKDKQRSAGSNPPPAANRKKNKG; from the exons CTTTCAGAAATAGACAGTCAGTCAACTAAAACTCAGAACAGTACG AAAAGAGCTGTAGCGGAGAAAAATGCGTCTGTCAAAGGTAGCCAAAACTCTACATCTGAGAAAGACGCTAGAAACAGAAATGCTAagaaaggaaaaagaaaccagGCTGTAAAGGAACCAGTCAACGAAAAGGGATACAAG aaaagaatACGTGAAAATCTCCGACAAGCGGCAACAGGCTCAGACATTGAAGAAATCGAACACGCCATTGAATtgtttgagaaaaataaattagaagATAATGGTGATTTAGAGGATGCACAAGAACGATTAGAATTCTTATACTTGCGGAAAG aAATAAGAGACGCTATATTAAGAAGACATCCGGGCATTTTAGACAAAGCTATTGCAAATGTGCAGTCATCACAGTATCGTTCAGAACTAATGCATTATTTAGAAAATGCGAAGGCATTAAAGCTGCATTTAACAGAACTGAACCGTTTTAGtcatgatattttgaaaatgcaaCAAGAAACAATATCAGAACTGCGTAGTTACATAAACCCACCTGCAGGGGTCAAAGAGGTCATGAAGAGCACATATTTGATTATTGGATATGAGGAGTCTAAATTAAAG GAATGGGCTGATATACAAATTCTTCTAGGACGTCACGGAAGAGAAAAACTTCTTAGAGAGGTAGAAAAAGCAGACACTGTCAACTTAGATGAACATACATGCAAACGAGTAGAACAATTACAAAAAGATTTTACTATCGATGATATCAGGAGTGTGAGTAATGGTGCTGCAACCTTCTATTTATGG AATCAAAATATGTCAAGAAAATACAGTAAAGACAAACAAAGATCTGCAGGTTCCAATCCACCTCCAGCAGCCAACAGAAAGAAGAATAAAGGATAG
- the LOC134715595 gene encoding uncharacterized protein LOC134715595 isoform X3 yields the protein MGCGDSKSSSGQTPRGGQPQQQQRAPNKFDRALYGGRAAAKWKRAVAEKNASVKGSQNSTSEKDARNRNAKKGKRNQAVKEPVNEKGYKKRIRENLRQAATGSDIEEIEHAIELFEKNKLEDNGDLEDAQERLEFLYLRKEIRDAILRRHPGILDKAIANVQSSQYRSELMHYLENAKALKLHLTELNRFSHDILKMQQETISELRSYINPPAGVKEVMKSTYLIIGYEESKLKEWADIQILLGRHGREKLLREVEKADTVNLDEHTCKRVEQLQKDFTIDDIRSVSNGAATFYLWNQNMSRKYSKDKQRSAGSNPPPAANRKKNKG from the exons GCCCTTTACGGGGGACGAGCTGCTGCTAAATGG AAAAGAGCTGTAGCGGAGAAAAATGCGTCTGTCAAAGGTAGCCAAAACTCTACATCTGAGAAAGACGCTAGAAACAGAAATGCTAagaaaggaaaaagaaaccagGCTGTAAAGGAACCAGTCAACGAAAAGGGATACAAG aaaagaatACGTGAAAATCTCCGACAAGCGGCAACAGGCTCAGACATTGAAGAAATCGAACACGCCATTGAATtgtttgagaaaaataaattagaagATAATGGTGATTTAGAGGATGCACAAGAACGATTAGAATTCTTATACTTGCGGAAAG aAATAAGAGACGCTATATTAAGAAGACATCCGGGCATTTTAGACAAAGCTATTGCAAATGTGCAGTCATCACAGTATCGTTCAGAACTAATGCATTATTTAGAAAATGCGAAGGCATTAAAGCTGCATTTAACAGAACTGAACCGTTTTAGtcatgatattttgaaaatgcaaCAAGAAACAATATCAGAACTGCGTAGTTACATAAACCCACCTGCAGGGGTCAAAGAGGTCATGAAGAGCACATATTTGATTATTGGATATGAGGAGTCTAAATTAAAG GAATGGGCTGATATACAAATTCTTCTAGGACGTCACGGAAGAGAAAAACTTCTTAGAGAGGTAGAAAAAGCAGACACTGTCAACTTAGATGAACATACATGCAAACGAGTAGAACAATTACAAAAAGATTTTACTATCGATGATATCAGGAGTGTGAGTAATGGTGCTGCAACCTTCTATTTATGG AATCAAAATATGTCAAGAAAATACAGTAAAGACAAACAAAGATCTGCAGGTTCCAATCCACCTCCAGCAGCCAACAGAAAGAAGAATAAAGGATAG
- the LOC134715595 gene encoding uncharacterized protein LOC134715595 isoform X5, with protein sequence MGCGDSKSSSGQTPRGGQPQQQQRAPNKFDRKRAVAEKNASVKGSQNSTSEKDARNRNAKKGKRNQAVKEPVNEKGYKKRIRENLRQAATGSDIEEIEHAIELFEKNKLEDNGDLEDAQERLEFLYLRKEIRDAILRRHPGILDKAIANVQSSQYRSELMHYLENAKALKLHLTELNRFSHDILKMQQETISELRSYINPPAGVKEVMKSTYLIIGYEESKLKEWADIQILLGRHGREKLLREVEKADTVNLDEHTCKRVEQLQKDFTIDDIRSVSNGAATFYLWNQNMSRKYSKDKQRSAGSNPPPAANRKKNKG encoded by the exons AAAAGAGCTGTAGCGGAGAAAAATGCGTCTGTCAAAGGTAGCCAAAACTCTACATCTGAGAAAGACGCTAGAAACAGAAATGCTAagaaaggaaaaagaaaccagGCTGTAAAGGAACCAGTCAACGAAAAGGGATACAAG aaaagaatACGTGAAAATCTCCGACAAGCGGCAACAGGCTCAGACATTGAAGAAATCGAACACGCCATTGAATtgtttgagaaaaataaattagaagATAATGGTGATTTAGAGGATGCACAAGAACGATTAGAATTCTTATACTTGCGGAAAG aAATAAGAGACGCTATATTAAGAAGACATCCGGGCATTTTAGACAAAGCTATTGCAAATGTGCAGTCATCACAGTATCGTTCAGAACTAATGCATTATTTAGAAAATGCGAAGGCATTAAAGCTGCATTTAACAGAACTGAACCGTTTTAGtcatgatattttgaaaatgcaaCAAGAAACAATATCAGAACTGCGTAGTTACATAAACCCACCTGCAGGGGTCAAAGAGGTCATGAAGAGCACATATTTGATTATTGGATATGAGGAGTCTAAATTAAAG GAATGGGCTGATATACAAATTCTTCTAGGACGTCACGGAAGAGAAAAACTTCTTAGAGAGGTAGAAAAAGCAGACACTGTCAACTTAGATGAACATACATGCAAACGAGTAGAACAATTACAAAAAGATTTTACTATCGATGATATCAGGAGTGTGAGTAATGGTGCTGCAACCTTCTATTTATGG AATCAAAATATGTCAAGAAAATACAGTAAAGACAAACAAAGATCTGCAGGTTCCAATCCACCTCCAGCAGCCAACAGAAAGAAGAATAAAGGATAG
- the LOC134715597 gene encoding uncharacterized protein LOC134715597 isoform X2, protein MSTIHAFSRQIELTCEVKLERSVTGDIADTVVSGFVASLKETYPALQKTPEKIYKKTKRKTSKYIKHGAQTVLRTCAGQTLLAGVDALTNVSDLAYKRLKDQNRAAANMSKSEKHAQTEMMSPTKTSRGQQTKLTGGGEKWVKKLTPEDDQRIQPSFTLSYIVMFPLALLIRFLRVIQRKLHAIADRPSGTRKSSRRKLDRPPLTPEKVEEIECRRKVSPRKRLNSSILGNIKSVAFRMLGLQTSCVKQTDIRQFLTCSKHRTFNMSPLMDSEDAEKKRKHDDILSDDSSTDDEDLVNMDLKNYVSDEDPDYEPTDEDESDSSIDSDEEEDESDFDTVELGEGGLIEIKDKENVTPMKNKSKELEKKPMKENVEKQKELKEKASPKKAVLSPKKQPSSNVQSAIIMNKSPVKQVSGKDEKKDSNHNQKFNDQSKPSESGNKQSNTGSNTANIGNTEKHQGNKKS, encoded by the exons ATGTCAACAATACACGCATTTTCCCGGCAAATCGAACTCACCTGTGAAGTAAAATTGGAACGGTCCGTCACAG GTGATATAGCTGATACTGTTGTGAGTGGATTCGTCGCCTCACTGAAGGAAACTTACCCAGCACTACAGAAAACTCCAGAAAAG aTCTACAAAAAGACTAAACGGAAAACatcaaaatacataaaacacgGCGCTCAGACTGTTCTGAGAACTTGCGCTGGACAGACTTTGCTTGCTGGAGTTGATGCTCTAACTAACGTGTCAGATCTCGCATACAAACGTCTCAAAGACCAGAATCGAGCGGCAGCGAACATGTCAAAATCTGAAAAACATGCACAAACCGAAATGATGTCGCCAACTAAGACGAGCCGGGGACAGCAGACAAAATTGACAGGAGGAGGCGAAAAATGGGTTAAGAAACTT acACCTGAAGATGACCAGCGTATTCAACCCTCGTTTACTCTATCGTACATTGTTATGTTTCCACTGGCATTGTTG ATTCGATTTTTGAGAGTCATACAAAGGAAGCTACATGCCATAGCTGATCGGCCATCAGGAACAAGAAAATCTTCAAGACGTAAATTAGATCGACCTCCGCTGACTCCAGAAAAAGTAGAGGAGATTGAGTGTAGAAGAAAG GTTTCTCCAAGAAAACGTCTTAACAGTTCCATCCTAGGCAATATAAAAAGTGTAGCTTTCAGAATGTTAGGGCTCCAAACCAGTTGTGTCAAACAGACAGACATTAGGCAGTTTCTCACCTGCAGTAAACATA GAACTTTCAACATGTCGCCATTAATGGATAGTGAAGATGCCGAGAAAAAACGTAAACATGACGATATTCTATCGGATGATAGTTCTACTGATGACGAAGACCTCGTCAACATGGACTTGAAGAACTATGTGTCTGATGAAGATCCAGATTATGAG CCGACAGATGAAGACGAGTCTGACAGCAGCATCGATTCTGACGAAGAGGAAGATGAAAGTGACTTTGATACGGTAGAACTTGGAGAAGGTGGATTAATAGAAATCAAAGATAAG GAAAACGTTACGccgatgaaaaataaaagtaaagaaCTTGAAAAGAAGCCAATGaaagaaaatgttgaaaaacagaAAGAATTGAAAGAAAAGGCATCTCCAAAGAAGGCTGTGCTATCCCCAAAGAAACAGCCAAGTTCAAACGTCCAATCTGCTATAATAATGAATAAGTCCCCAGTTAAACAAGTCAGtggaaaagatgaaaagaaAGATTCAAATCACAACCAGAAGTTCAATGACCAATCAAAACCGTCCGAATCTGGGAACAAGCAATCAAACACCGGATCGAACACGGCAAATATTGGGAATACCGAAAAACATCAAGGGAACAAGAAATCGTAA
- the LOC134715597 gene encoding uncharacterized protein LOC134715597 isoform X1 codes for MAESKTAYELKDIPLVKSVVGVYSRTKSSNFFLTYSCSATEKSLNFLVESIVERTGCGDIADTVVSGFVASLKETYPALQKTPEKIYKKTKRKTSKYIKHGAQTVLRTCAGQTLLAGVDALTNVSDLAYKRLKDQNRAAANMSKSEKHAQTEMMSPTKTSRGQQTKLTGGGEKWVKKLTPEDDQRIQPSFTLSYIVMFPLALLIRFLRVIQRKLHAIADRPSGTRKSSRRKLDRPPLTPEKVEEIECRRKVSPRKRLNSSILGNIKSVAFRMLGLQTSCVKQTDIRQFLTCSKHRTFNMSPLMDSEDAEKKRKHDDILSDDSSTDDEDLVNMDLKNYVSDEDPDYEPTDEDESDSSIDSDEEEDESDFDTVELGEGGLIEIKDKENVTPMKNKSKELEKKPMKENVEKQKELKEKASPKKAVLSPKKQPSSNVQSAIIMNKSPVKQVSGKDEKKDSNHNQKFNDQSKPSESGNKQSNTGSNTANIGNTEKHQGNKKS; via the exons ATGGCAGAATCTAAAACAGCCTATGAACTGAAAGATATACCACTGGTTAAAAGCGTAGTTGGGGTTTACTCACGAACGAAATCCTCAAACTTCTTTTTGACTTATAGTTGTTCGGCGACAGAGAAAAGTCTTAATTTTTTAGTAGAATCGATTGTTGAAAGAACCGGTTGTG GTGATATAGCTGATACTGTTGTGAGTGGATTCGTCGCCTCACTGAAGGAAACTTACCCAGCACTACAGAAAACTCCAGAAAAG aTCTACAAAAAGACTAAACGGAAAACatcaaaatacataaaacacgGCGCTCAGACTGTTCTGAGAACTTGCGCTGGACAGACTTTGCTTGCTGGAGTTGATGCTCTAACTAACGTGTCAGATCTCGCATACAAACGTCTCAAAGACCAGAATCGAGCGGCAGCGAACATGTCAAAATCTGAAAAACATGCACAAACCGAAATGATGTCGCCAACTAAGACGAGCCGGGGACAGCAGACAAAATTGACAGGAGGAGGCGAAAAATGGGTTAAGAAACTT acACCTGAAGATGACCAGCGTATTCAACCCTCGTTTACTCTATCGTACATTGTTATGTTTCCACTGGCATTGTTG ATTCGATTTTTGAGAGTCATACAAAGGAAGCTACATGCCATAGCTGATCGGCCATCAGGAACAAGAAAATCTTCAAGACGTAAATTAGATCGACCTCCGCTGACTCCAGAAAAAGTAGAGGAGATTGAGTGTAGAAGAAAG GTTTCTCCAAGAAAACGTCTTAACAGTTCCATCCTAGGCAATATAAAAAGTGTAGCTTTCAGAATGTTAGGGCTCCAAACCAGTTGTGTCAAACAGACAGACATTAGGCAGTTTCTCACCTGCAGTAAACATA GAACTTTCAACATGTCGCCATTAATGGATAGTGAAGATGCCGAGAAAAAACGTAAACATGACGATATTCTATCGGATGATAGTTCTACTGATGACGAAGACCTCGTCAACATGGACTTGAAGAACTATGTGTCTGATGAAGATCCAGATTATGAG CCGACAGATGAAGACGAGTCTGACAGCAGCATCGATTCTGACGAAGAGGAAGATGAAAGTGACTTTGATACGGTAGAACTTGGAGAAGGTGGATTAATAGAAATCAAAGATAAG GAAAACGTTACGccgatgaaaaataaaagtaaagaaCTTGAAAAGAAGCCAATGaaagaaaatgttgaaaaacagaAAGAATTGAAAGAAAAGGCATCTCCAAAGAAGGCTGTGCTATCCCCAAAGAAACAGCCAAGTTCAAACGTCCAATCTGCTATAATAATGAATAAGTCCCCAGTTAAACAAGTCAGtggaaaagatgaaaagaaAGATTCAAATCACAACCAGAAGTTCAATGACCAATCAAAACCGTCCGAATCTGGGAACAAGCAATCAAACACCGGATCGAACACGGCAAATATTGGGAATACCGAAAAACATCAAGGGAACAAGAAATCGTAA